GCAGGCTGCTGCACGTGCCAGGCGCTTCTCTGGGCTGGCCGATGAGCTCCGGAACCAGCTGGACATGGCCAAGGTCTCCCAGCAGGTGAGGCCATGCCTGCCCACTGCCTGCTGCTTGCTGCCTGAGTTGAAAGAGGGGCTGGGGCTGCTTGGAGAGCTCGGGGCTCCTGGGCCCAGGCTGTGCGTGGGATGCTGCCTGTGGGTGGGTATCTAATGGCGCCATGGCTGGTGCCCCACCCCTGCTCACCATCCCAGCTCCTGTCCTGGGCTCCCGTTACCCAGGCTACAGACTCCCTCCCAGCATCCCCAGCTTGTGCCTCCCAGCTGCTGTCTCCCAGCTCCGCACCTGACCTATCACCCACCTGCAGTCCATCTCACTCCTCACTGCCCACATGCCTGTTTCCTCTCAGCTGGGCCTGGATGCCCCCAACGGCTCAGACTCCCCGCCACAGGCGCCATCCCCACGGAGGCTGCAGGCGCTTCTGGGGGACCTGCTGGATGCCCAGAAGGTTCTGCAGGATGTGGATGTCTTGTCGGCCCTGGCCCTGCTACTGCCCCAGGGTGCCTGCACTGGCCGGACCCCCGGACCCCCAGCCAGCGGTGCGGGTGGGGTGGCCAATGGCACTGGGGCAGGGACAGTCGTGGGCCCCAACGCCACCGCTGAGGAGGGCGCACCCTCTGCTGCAGCACCGGCCTCCCCGGACACGCTGCAGGGCCAGTGCTCAGCCTTCGTGCAGCTCTGGGCCGGCCTGCAGCCCATATTGTGTGGCAACAACCGGTAGGTGGGCGGCAGGGGAATGGGGGTGAGGAGGACAGCCAGGGGCAGGGCCTGAGCCCTGACTCTAGGCCCTGGCTCTGGAGGTCTCATTTGGCGCCCTGCCCTGTGGGCCAAAGTCCCGCCCCATCCCGATGCCCCTCCCACTCTCACGGCCCCGCCCCCTAAtggcctggccctgcctcctgtcccctGCCCCAGCACCATTGAGCCCGAGGCGCTGCGGCGGGGCAACATGAGCTCCCTGGGCTTCACGAGCAAGGAGCAGCGGAACCTGGGCCTCCTCGTGCACCTCATGACCAGCAACCCCAAAATCCTGTACGCGCCTGCGGGCTCTGAGGTCGACCGTGTCATCCTCAAGGTGCGTGGGTCTAGGACACTTGACAGGCAGAGTGGGAGGAGGTCTCTGCAGGCTTGGGACCCCTGGGCAGAGGGGGTCGGCAGAACTGACATGGGAGGGGTACCGGGGTGCAGCTTCGGGTACACAGGCTCTGCAGGTGGGGGACCAGGGGGCCGCTTTTCCTTTAGGGAGCTCCAGGGGCTGCTGTGGGAAGGCACTGGAGAGTCTGTTCCGGCAGGGTCCCCCGGCTGGGTGTGGCCGGTCCAGGGCAGTGCTGGTGGAGGACGGGTGTGTCCAGAGACCTTCCAGAGTGTTCCGTGGGCGGGCAGCTGGGTAGTTTGCGTTCTGGGTGAGAGGTCCTGTCTGGAACAAGCAGAGGCCAGGGCTGGACATTGGCCTGGGAGAGGAGGGCCTGTGGACGAGGCCAATTCTGGGTGTAGAGGGGCGTCCCTAGAATAAGGGTGGGAAAAATGAGGGTGGAGCATGGGGTGCTTAAGGGACACATGGAGAGAGGTCCAGCAAAGGAGCTGGTGGGCACAGCTGGGCAGTTGGGGGTCCAGAGGCCATGCTGCCCTGGGAGTGGAGGGCAAAGCAAGTTTCACGTGAGCGCTGCAGAAAGGTGTGGAGAGCCCGGGCGTGGGACTcatgcttgaaatcccagcactttgggaggccatggtgggaggatcgcttgagctcaggagtttgagacaagcctgagcaacatagcggaaccccatctctaccaaaaataaaaaagttagccaggtgtggtcgtgggcacctgtaatcctaggtacttggagggctgaggcgggaggatcccttgagcctgggaggtggaggctgcagtgagccgggactgcaccactgcactccagcgtgggtgactgagatcctgtctcagggggaaaaaaaaaaaacgtggggAGGGTTGGTTGTTCGCAACAGGTCAGCCACTGGGGAGGTGAGTGGGGTGAGAGCCCCCAAGCCGGCGGGCGTCCGTCAGGAAACTCCAtgcccctgcctcaccctctgcAGGCCAATGAGACTTTTGCCTTTGTGGGCAACGTGACTCACTATGCCCAGGTCTGGCTCAACATCTCGGCCGAGATTCGCAGCTTCCTGGAGCAGGGCAGGCTGCAGCAACACCTGCACTGGCTACAGCAGGTGCCAAGGGTGCCCGCGAGGGAGGCAGCCGCAGGTGGCGCGGGGAGCCCCTCTCTGCCCGGCTCAGTAGGCCTGCAGGCCCCCCTCTGAGCTGCTCCTCTACCCCTAGTACGTAGCGGAGCTGCGGCTGCACCCCGAGGCACTGAACCTGTCGCTGGATGAGCTGCCGCCGGCCCTGAGACAGGACAACTTCTCGCTGCCCAGTGGCATGGCCCTCCTGCAGCAGCTGGATACCATTGACAACGCGGCCTGCGGCTGGATCCAGTTCATGTCCAAGGTGAGGTGGGGCCGCCAAGCCAACCCCCATACCCCCTGCCTCGTGCATGCCCAAGTGGGCTCCAGCGATGCCCCTCCCCCTAGGTGAGCGTGGACATCTTCAAGGGCTTCCCAGACGAGGAGAGCATTGTCAACTACACGCTCAACCAGGCCTACCAGGACAACGTCACTGTGTTTGCCAGTGAGCTGCCTTCCCCGCTCCGCCGCAGCCCCCCACAGacctcttcctccccagcccagccccacttGTCCCCCTGTGCCCTCCCACTCCGTGGCCCCGCCCTGGCCTTGCCCCCTCACCCGCCACTAcccttccccacccctgccccttccAAACGGCCCCACCCACAACCCTCCCCCTCCCTGCACCTCCCCACTTCTGCCCACCTTTACCCTGgggcccccaccccagccctgccccaccttTCCCTGGACCCTCCTGTCCCCGCCCCCACGCCTTGGCCCCACCCCCGTgccttgcccccacccccacctcttgGCCCCGCCCCTACATCTTGGCCCCGCCCCAACCTCCCGGCCCCAGGTGTGATCTTCCAGACCCGGAAGGACGGCTCGCTCCCGCCGCACGTGCACTATAAGATCCGCCAGAACTCCAGCTTCACCGAGAAAACCAACGAGATCCGCCGCGCCTACTGGCGGCCTGGGCCCAATACTGGCGGCCGCTTCTACTTCCTCTACGGCTTCGTCTGGATCCAGGGTGAGGGGCGGGCCCGGAAGACCGGCCTCAGGATTCATGGGGGAGGACGGGTGGGACGACAGGAGGGCCTGCCCGGCACCTGATGGCGGCCCCTACCCACAGACATGATGGAACGCGCCATCATCGACACCTTTGTGGGGCACGACGTGGTGGAGCCGGGCAGCTACGTGCAGATGTTCCCCTACCCCTGCTACACGCGCGATGAGTGAGTGCCGGGCGcccggggctgggctggggcaggggctgagTGGCGCCTGAGCGTGGCCTCCCCACAGCTTCCTGTTCGTCATCGAGCACATGATGCCGCTGTGCATGGTGATCTCCTGGGTCTACTCCGTGGCCATGACCATCCAGCACATCGTGGCGGAGAAGGAGCACCGGCTCAAGGAGGTGCGGCGGGCCGGGACCCTCCCTGGAGGCGCGGGCTGGCAGGGAGGGGCGGCGTCCTCCCCGGGGCCTGCCCCAAGCCCCTGGCCCACCCGCAGGTGATGAAGACCATGGGCCTGAACAACGCGGTGCACTGGGTGGCCTGGTTCATCACCGGCTTTGTGCAGCTGTCCATCTCCGTGACAGCGCTCACCGCCATCCTGAAGTACGGCCAGGTGCTCATGCACAGCCACGTGGTCATCATCTGGCTCTTCCTGGCCGTCTATGCCGTGGCTACCATCATGTTCTGGTGAGCAcgggccatggtggcagggacctgGGGCAGGCACTGGCCCAGCAAGCTCACCCCACACCCTCTCGGAGCCCCCTGGACCCTGGCAGAGGCTTGCCCAGGAGACCGGGAGTGTGGGTGGCTGACGGCGCGCATGGCCCCTGCCCACCCAGTTTCCTGGTGTCCGTGCTGTACTCCAAGGCCAAGCTGGCCTCTGCCTGCGGCGGCATCATCTACTTCCTGAGCTACGTGCCCTATATGTATGTGGCAATCCGAGAGGAGGTGGCGCATGATAAGATCACGGCCTTCGAGAAGTGCATCGCGGTGAGAGTCGCGGGCAGGCGGGCGGCTGGGTTGCCTGGCCACCCCATGCGCTGACACCACTGCCTCCTCAGTCCCTCATGTCCACGACGGCCTTTGGCCTGGGCTCCAAGTACTTCGCGCTGTACGAGGTGGCTGGTGTGGGCATCCAGTGGCACACCTTCAGCCAGTCCCCAGTGGAGGGGGATGACTTCAACCTGCTCCTGGCTGTCACCATGCTGATGGTGGACGCCGTGGTCTACGGCATCCTCACATGGTACATCGAGGCTGTGCACCCAGGTACTGGCCAGCCCTtggagggcaggggagaggcGGGGTCCCCAGCCAGGGTTGGGGACCAGCGCTCTGGGTCCACTCCTGGACGCAGCACGGGTGGCTCCCTGGGTGGGCACATGGCCCACGTGGTGGATGGTCACCCCAGGCCCTAGgtcagcctcccctcccctccccgacCCCCAGGCATGTACGGGCTGCCCCGGCCCTGGTACTTCCCACTGCAGAAGTCCTACTGGCTGGGCAGTGGGCGGACAGAAGCCTGGGAGTGGAGCTGGCCGTGGGCACGCACCCCCCGCCTCAGTGTCATGGAGGAGGACCAGGCCTGTGCCATGGAGAGCCGGCGCTTTGGTGAGGCTGGCGCCAGAATGGTGGCGTGGGTGGGCGCTGGGTTTGGAGTCCTGGGTGGCCTTGGTGCCGCCCCTACCCTGCTGATCCACAGCCCTGGTGCAGAGGAGACACGTGGCATGGAGGAGGAGCCCACTCACCTGCCTCTGGTAGTCTGCGTGGACAAACTCACCAAGGTCTACAAGGATGACAAGAAGCTGGCCCTGAACAAGCTGAGCCTGAACCTCTACGAGAACCAAGTGGTCTCCTTCCTGGGCCACAACGGGGCGGGCAAGACCACCACCATGTGAGTGTTCAGAGGGGCGAGGCCGTGGGCATCTGCTGACCAGAGCAGGAGTCCTAGTCAGGGGCAGAGTGGGGCCCCTGCAGAGGGCGTGGGGTCATGACCCCGCCCACCTACCCAGGTCCATCCTGACCGGCCTGTTCCCTCCGACGTCGGGTTCCGCCACCATCTATGGGCACGACATCCGCACGGAGATGGATGAGATCCGCAAGAACCTGGGCATGTGCCCGCAGCACAACGTGCTGTTTGACCGGCTCACGGTGGAGGAGCACCTCTGGTTCTACTCACGGCTCAAAAGCATGGCCCAGGAGGAGATCCGCAGAGAGATGGACAAGTGGGTGGGCACAGGGTGGGGCGGAGCGGGTGGGGAGAGGCCCTGGGGCTGTGCATAGCCCCAGCCCCATGCCACACCTCCCTGTCCCAGGATGATCGAGGACTTGGAGCTCTCCAACAAGCGGCACTCGCTGGTGCAGACACTGTCGGGTGGCATGAAGCGCAAGCTGTCCGTGGCCATCGCCTTTGTGGGCGGCTCTCGTGCCATCATCCTGGATGAGCCCACGGCGGGCGTGGACCCTTACGCGCGCCGCGCCATCTGGGACCTCATCCTGAAGTACAAGCCGGGTGAGTGGGGTGCCGTGCAGGCAGGGGTGCAGACGGTGCCTTCCCTGCCGCCTGACCCTGGGTCTGGCCTTGCCCTAGGCCGCACCATCCTTCTGTCCACCCACCACATGGACGAGGCTGACCTGCTTGGGGACCGCATTGCCATCATCTCTCACGGGAAGCTCAAGTGCTGCGGCTCCCCGCTCTTCCTCAAGGGCACCTATGGTGATGGGTACCGCCTCACGCTGGTCAAGCGGCCCGCCGAGTCGGGGGGCCCCCAAGGTCTGTGTTGAAGCTGCCTGAGCTGGCCTCGGGCCACCCCGTCCCTGGGACCCCCACCTGAGAATCCACGATGGAGGGGCTGGGTCCTCAGCATCACCCACTGGGCCCAGGATACCTGCTGGGGCCTGGCCCACCCTCTCCAACGCCCATATCTTGGAGAGGCTGGGTCCTCACCGTCACCCACTGGGCCCGGGATACCTGCTGGGGCCTGGCCAGCCCTCTCCAACGCCCATATCTTGACTCAGTTGGGTTCCCATCGGGGGTCCCTCCCCCTAGCCCCTGAGTGAATTCCTCCCTGCTCCCACAGCCCCCACAGAGCCAGGGCTGGCATCCAGCCCCCCAGGTCGCACCCCGCTGAGCAGCTGCTCCGAGCTCCAGGTGTCCCAGTTCATCCGCAAGCACGTGGCCTCCTGCCTGCTGGTCTCAGACACAAGCACGGAGCTCTCCTACATCCTGCCCAGTGAGGCTGCCAAGAAGGGGGCTTTCGAGCGCCTCTTCCAGGTGTGAGGGCCAAAAGCAGGCCAGGGCCTAAGGGTTGGGGGGCAGTTGCAGGCGGTGGAGGTGGACGCACCCCTGCCTGGGCGTCCCTGCCGCAGCCTCCCCCTCCACTGCCCCCACAGCACCTGGAGCGCAGCCTGGACGCGCTGCACCTCAGTAGCTTTGGGCTGATGGACACCACCCTGGAGGAGGTGTTCCTCAAGGTGTCGGAGGAGGATCAGTCGCTGGAGAACAGTGAGGCCGGTGAGGGGCCCGGGCTACTTGCTCAGCCCACCCCACCCACAAAGTCCCAGCTCGGGCCTGTGCTGTCACTCCTGCCTGGTGTCTGGGGGCGCCACCTTGATCCTGGGTGGCATCCCCAGGGTTAGCCTGGGGTCCTGGGTGGGTGGTCATGGTGGCCAGAGGTCCCGGACAGGTGTATGACCCTGGGAACTGGTTAAAGATCGGGCATGGGGGTCCTGGGCAGGCCTAGGGGCCAGTAACTCTGAGCATCCCCTCGGCCCTTCCGCTGCGGCAGATGTGAAGGAGTCCAGGAAGGACGTGCTCCCCGGGGCGGAGGGCACGGTGTCTGGGGAGGGTCACGCCGGCAACCTGGCCCGGTGCTCGGAGCTGGCCCAGTCACAGGCATCGCTTCAGTCGGCGTCATCTGTGGGCTCTGCCCGTGGTGACGAGGGAGCTGGCTACGCCGACGTCTATGGCGACTACCGCCCCCTGTTTGATAACCCACAGGACCCAGACAACGTCAGCCTGCAAGGTGGGGGTGGCCGGGTGAGGCCAGGGCAGCCGGGGAGGGGGAGCGGGGTTAGAGGGGAGCAGCGTGGGGGCAGCCAGTGGGGAGAGGGTAGCGTGCAGCCACCTGCTCAGCCCCTACCTGTCTGcacagaggctgaggcggaggccCTGTCGAGGGTTGGCCAGGGCAGCCGCAAGCTGGACGGCGGGTGGCTGAAGGTGCGCCAGTTCCACGGGCTGCTGGTCAAACGCTTCCACTGTGCCCGCCGCAACTCCAAGGCACTCTTCTCCCAGATCCTGCTGCCGGCCTTCTTCGTCTGCGTGGCCATGACCGTGGCTCTGTCCGTCCCCGAGATTGGTAGGCCACCGGCTGGGCGGGCGTGCCGGGCTTATGTCCCCCCTTTCCACCGGGAGCCCTGAGGATGCCCTCTCCCAGGCTTCCTGACTCTGGGCCTCACCCCgcacctgaggctgggcacacGCCGGGGTTCATCCGGGAGTCCTGCCTCTTCGGGGCCCAGATCCCAGGCGTGGATCCTTTGGGGTTGGTGGAAGGGGACCGAGGCCTGGGGGCTGCTGGCCAGTGGGCAGAACCTGCTCAGGCCTCCGTGCTCTCCCTGCCAGGTGACCTGCCTCCACTGGTCCTGTCACCTTCCCAGTACCACAACTACACCCAGCCCCGTGGCAACTTCATCCCCTACGCCAACGAGGAGCGCCGCGAGTACCGGTGAGGCCGCTGGCGGGGGCAGCCTTGGTGGGTGGGGTGGGCGAGGGAGCAGAGACGGGCAGCCCCACCTCACACTGTGGGTGCCCGCAGGCTGCGGCTGTCACCCGACGCCAGCCCCCAGCAGCTCGTGAGCACATTCCGGCTGCCGTCGGGGGTGGGCGCCACCTGCGTGCTCAAGTCTCCGGCCAACGGCTCTCTGGGGCCCACGTTGAACCTGAGCAGCGGGGAGTCGCGCCTGCTGGCGGCTCGGTTCTTCGACAGCATGTGCTTGGAGTCCTTCACGCAGGGGCTGCCGCTGTCCAACTTCGTGCCGCCCCCACCCTCGCCTGCCCCGTCTGATTCCCCAGCGTCCCTGGACGAGGACCCGCAGGCCTGGAACGTCTCGCTGCCACCCACTGCCGGGCCAGGTAGCGGTTCCGGGGGCCGGCTGGGGGGCAGGGGCAGCGAGGGGTCCTTCTCACCGCACCACGCTGTGCCCACAGAAATGTGGACGTCGGCGCCCTCCCTGCCGCACCTGGTACGGGAGCCCGTCCGCTGCACCTGCTCCGCGCAGGGCACCGGCTTCTCCTGCCCCAGCAGTGTGGGCGGGCACCCGCCCCAGATGCGGGTGGTCACAGGCGACATCCTGACCGACATCACCGGCCACAACGTCTCTGAGTACCTGCTCTTCACCTCTGACCGCTTCCGACTGCACCGGTGAGCTGGGTGGGGAGGCTGTGGGCGAGGGCGGCCGGCCACCAGCCACCTGGTCTCAACTCCTGTCCCTCTAGCCTCACTGCCTGCCTAGCCTCACCGCCCCTCCCACCTGCCTGCCCAGGTATGGGGCCATCACCTTTGGCAACGTCCTCAAGTCCATCCCAGCCTCATTTGGCACCAGGGCCCCACCCATGGTGCGGAAGATCGCGGTGCGCAGGGCTGCCCAGGTGAGCAAGGCTGCGGCCCTGGGGCTTCGCGGTGTGTAGCGCCGCCTGAGGTCTGCAGAGACCCACGGGGCTCCTGGGGCCTTTGTCCTCTTCGTGCTGCAGGTTTTCTACAACAACAAGGGCTATCACAGCATGCCCACCTACCTCAACAGCCTCAACAACGCCATCCTGCGTGCCAACCTGCCCAAGAGCAAGGGCAACCCGGCAGCTTACGGTGAGCTGGTGCAGGCGGGGCCGGGCggggaggagctggggctgggccGGATGGCGCAGAGGCCTGAAgctgccacccccaccccgccgTGTGCAGGCATCACCGTCACCAACCATCCCATGAACAAGACCAGTGCCAGCCTCTCCCTGGACTACCTGTAAGTGTGGCCAGTGCGGATGAGGCGGGGCAGGTGGGCGCTGCAGCCCGGCCGTGAGGACTGAGGGCTTCCTTGCTCCAGGCTGCAGGGCACAGATGTCGTCATCGCCATCTTCATCATCGTGGCCATGTCGTTCGTGCCGGCCAGCTTCGTCGTCTTCCTCGTGGCCGAGAAGTCCACCAAGGCGAAGCACTTGCAGTTTGTCAGCGGCTGCAACCCCGTCATCTACTGGCTGGCGAACTACGTGTGGGACATGGTGCGCCCGGCGTGGCCACGGGGGTGCCCCGGCCCTTCTCATCCCCCATCCCCGCCCTGCCCTGGGTCTCTCAccagccacccccacccctgcagctCAACTACCTGGTCCCCGCTACCTGCTGCGTCATCATCCTGTTTGTGTTCGACTTGCCGGCCTACACATCGCCCACCAACTTCCCTGctgtcctctccctcttcctgctCTATGGGTAAGGGGGAGCGGATGAGGGAGTGGCCTTAGGTGGGGCCGGGGCTGCCTGGTGACCACTGCCCGCCACCGGCCCACAGGTGGTCCATCACGCCCATCATGTACCCGGCCTCCTTCTGGTTTGAGGTCCCCAGCTCGGCCTACGTGTTCCTCATTGTCATCAATCTCTTCATCGGCATCACTGCCACGGTGGCCACCTTCCTGCTACAGCTCTTCGAGCACGACAAGGTGGGGTGGCGGCGACATGGCGGGGGCGGCGGGCCCTGCAGAGGCTGTGCGCCTGACCCCGACCACCCCGCAGGACCTGAAGGTTGTCAACAGTTACCTGAAAAGCTGCTTCCTGATTTTCCCCAACTACAATCTGGGCCACGGGCTCATGGAGATGGCCTACAACGAGTACATCAATGAGTACTACGCCAAGATTGGTGAGGGGGCCCGTGGGGTGGGGGAGGCGGTTGGGGCCCCTCAAGGCCTAGAGCACAGGCCTGAGCTGGCTCCCCACAGGCCAGTTTGACAAGATGAAGTCCCCATTCGAATGGGACATTGTCACCCGCGGGCTGGTGGCCATGGCGGTCGAGGGCGTCGTGGGCTTCCTCCTGACCATCATGTGTAATTCTCTGGCCGACCCACAGTGGTGAGAGTATAAGCGTGGGAGTAGGGGCAGGGGCAGAGCGGGAGCAGGGATAAGGGTCAGGGAGTGggaggcagggtggggcagggatATAGGGCAGAGAGGTAAGAGACAGGGGATGGGAAAGAGAGCAGAGGGCGTGAGACTGAGTGGTGAGGGGCAGTCTTGAGTGGCCAGCTGCTGGACGCTGTCCATCCTGTCCCCCAAGGCGCATGCCTGTGTCTACCAAGCCTGTGGAGGATGATGTGGACGTGGCTAGCGAGCGGCAGCGGAAGTGCCTCAGGGGAATGCGACAGCGACATGGTGAATTGAGCACGACAAAGGAGTGGAGCTCTGGCgtttggggtggggcctgggtggggtgggccagggccagggccagggggGTGGGGCCCCAGCAGTGGAGGTGAAGCCTGGGTGGGCATGGCCCTgagctctgggggtggggcctgcATGGGGTGGGGCCATGGGGCATGTGGGCAGGTCCCTGGGctctggaggtggggcagggcctAGGTGGGGTGGGGCCAGAGGGGCAGGGTGGGAGCAGGATGGGGTTGAGGGCGTTGCACCCCACGCCCCCATGCCCCCATGCCCCGCTGAGCGGGCAAGCTCCTGGCCAGGTCTACAAGTCCCGGAAGATTGGCCGCATCCTGGCCGTTGACCGCCTGTGCCTGGGTGTGCGTCCTGGCGAGTGCTTCGGGCTTCTGGGCGTCAACGGTGCGGGCAAGACCAGCACCTTCAAGATGCTGACCGGCGACGAGAGCACGACGGGGGGCGAGGCCTTCGTCAATGGACACAGGTGCGGCGGGAGC
Above is a window of Papio anubis isolate 15944 chromosome 13, Panubis1.0, whole genome shotgun sequence DNA encoding:
- the ABCA2 gene encoding ATP-binding cassette sub-family A member 2; this translates as MSRVQQGQSRSPACSAHGESSWGLGFSPFRWLLGTAGPTHRAALPPFQWVLAFEIFIPLVLFFILLGLRQKKPTISVKEVSFYTAAPLTSAGILPVMQSLCPEGQRDEFGFLQYANSTVTQLLERLDRVVEEGNLFDPARPSLGSELEALRQHLEALSAGPGTSGSHLDRSTVSSFSLDSVARDPQELWRFLTQNLSLPNSTAQALLAARVDPPEVYHLLFGPSSALDSQSGLHKGQEPWSHLGSNPLFRMEELLLAPALLEQLTCTPGSGKLGRILTVPESQKGALQGYQDAVCSGQAAARARRFSGLADELRNQLDMAKVSQQLGLDAPNGSDSPPQAPSPRRLQALLGDLLDAQKVLQDVDVLSALALLLPQGACTGRTPGPPASGAGGVANGTGAGTVVGPNATAEEGAPSAAAPASPDTLQGQCSAFVQLWAGLQPILCGNNRTIEPEALRRGNMSSLGFTSKEQRNLGLLVHLMTSNPKILYAPAGSEVDRVILKANETFAFVGNVTHYAQVWLNISAEIRSFLEQGRLQQHLHWLQQYVAELRLHPEALNLSLDELPPALRQDNFSLPSGMALLQQLDTIDNAACGWIQFMSKVSVDIFKGFPDEESIVNYTLNQAYQDNVTVFASVIFQTRKDGSLPPHVHYKIRQNSSFTEKTNEIRRAYWRPGPNTGGRFYFLYGFVWIQDMMERAIIDTFVGHDVVEPGSYVQMFPYPCYTRDDFLFVIEHMMPLCMVISWVYSVAMTIQHIVAEKEHRLKEVMKTMGLNNAVHWVAWFITGFVQLSISVTALTAILKYGQVLMHSHVVIIWLFLAVYAVATIMFCFLVSVLYSKAKLASACGGIIYFLSYVPYMYVAIREEVAHDKITAFEKCIASLMSTTAFGLGSKYFALYEVAGVGIQWHTFSQSPVEGDDFNLLLAVTMLMVDAVVYGILTWYIEAVHPGMYGLPRPWYFPLQKSYWLGSGRTEAWEWSWPWARTPRLSVMEEDQACAMESRRFEETRGMEEEPTHLPLVVCVDKLTKVYKDDKKLALNKLSLNLYENQVVSFLGHNGAGKTTTMSILTGLFPPTSGSATIYGHDIRTEMDEIRKNLGMCPQHNVLFDRLTVEEHLWFYSRLKSMAQEEIRREMDKMIEDLELSNKRHSLVQTLSGGMKRKLSVAIAFVGGSRAIILDEPTAGVDPYARRAIWDLILKYKPGRTILLSTHHMDEADLLGDRIAIISHGKLKCCGSPLFLKGTYGDGYRLTLVKRPAESGGPQAPTEPGLASSPPGRTPLSSCSELQVSQFIRKHVASCLLVSDTSTELSYILPSEAAKKGAFERLFQHLERSLDALHLSSFGLMDTTLEEVFLKVSEEDQSLENSEADVKESRKDVLPGAEGTVSGEGHAGNLARCSELAQSQASLQSASSVGSARGDEGAGYADVYGDYRPLFDNPQDPDNVSLQEAEAEALSRVGQGSRKLDGGWLKVRQFHGLLVKRFHCARRNSKALFSQILLPAFFVCVAMTVALSVPEIGDLPPLVLSPSQYHNYTQPRGNFIPYANEERREYRLRLSPDASPQQLVSTFRLPSGVGATCVLKSPANGSLGPTLNLSSGESRLLAARFFDSMCLESFTQGLPLSNFVPPPPSPAPSDSPASLDEDPQAWNVSLPPTAGPEMWTSAPSLPHLVREPVRCTCSAQGTGFSCPSSVGGHPPQMRVVTGDILTDITGHNVSEYLLFTSDRFRLHRYGAITFGNVLKSIPASFGTRAPPMVRKIAVRRAAQVFYNNKGYHSMPTYLNSLNNAILRANLPKSKGNPAAYGITVTNHPMNKTSASLSLDYLLQGTDVVIAIFIIVAMSFVPASFVVFLVAEKSTKAKHLQFVSGCNPVIYWLANYVWDMLNYLVPATCCVIILFVFDLPAYTSPTNFPAVLSLFLLYGWSITPIMYPASFWFEVPSSAYVFLIVINLFIGITATVATFLLQLFEHDKDLKVVNSYLKSCFLIFPNYNLGHGLMEMAYNEYINEYYAKIGQFDKMKSPFEWDIVTRGLVAMAVEGVVGFLLTIMCNSLADPQRMPVSTKPVEDDVDVASERQRKCLRGMRQRHAPGQVYKSRKIGRILAVDRLCLGVRPGECFGLLGVNGAGKTSTFKMLTGDESTTGGEAFVNGHSVLKELLQVQQSLGYCPQCDALFDELTAREHLQLYTRLRGISWKDEARVVKWALEKLELTKYADKPAGTYSGGNKRKLSTAIALIGYPAFIFLDEPTTGMDPKARRFLWNLILDLIKTGRSVVLTSHSMEECEALCTRLAIMVNGRLRCLGSIQHLKNRFGDGYMITVRTKSSQSVKDVVRFFNRSFPEAMLKERHHTKVQYQLKSEHISLAQVFSKMEQVSGVLGIEDYSVSQTTLDNVFVNFAKKQSDNLEQQETEPPSALQSPLGCLLSLLRPRPAPTELRALVADEPEDLDTEDEGLISFEEERAQLSFNTDTLC